The genomic DNA CCAAGCCAGTGTTTCTTATTTGAAATGAAAATGTTGCTGTTTGCAAATCATTTAATCTCATACGTTATTATGAATCTAAGCATGGAACTTTTAAGGTGGTCTTCCCGCCTGAGACAGAGGCCCTATGCAGAAACATTTAAGCTTTAACTGCAAGCTACATAAACTGCTTCTTTGGCTGACAATTCCTCCACCAGATTTGAAGACTACGGAATGCCCATGGATATCATTGCGTTTGTATGTGCTCCTCTCACAGTCTGCCCAGGTGGAGAACACTCCTCCCTTGCTAAGAAAACGATACCCTCACTGgattgggctcctgagtggagcagcagtctaaggcactgcatctcagtgcaagaggcgtcactacagtccctggttcgaatccaggctgaatcacatctggccgtgattggaagccccatagggtggcgcacaattggcccagcgttgtccgggtttggtcttggtaggccgtcattgtaaataagaatttgttcttaactgacttgcctagttaaataaagtttaaatttTAAAAATTAGGCCGCAATTCAAACTGAGCTGATTGAATTACAGACATCAAGCCAAATCAGGGATGCGCTCAGGGGTACCGAGTACTTGTGTGCGTTTTGGGTGGCATGCTCAGGAATACAGCCAATAAAGAAACGTGCATTTCATGTGCTAACAATGTTTGGATCGACTTAATCCTGCGAGTCCTCATTTTCCTCTATGAACGCAATATAGACTCAGGACAGGAACCGGCTTTCACACAAGTCAATTGTTGACTGCCTGCGCATCAAAATCACATCCATCTCACGTGACATCCATAAGATCGAGGGGAAATGCAACATTTCCCATTGAGTGAGTAACTTAGTGGCCTATATGACAGTACTTAGTAAATACTAACATTATTGTGTGCTTATCCAGGGATATTTAGGTCTCAAGCTGACAGTATTATCTGTTTGTTCTGTCGTTATAGGAGCAGGCTGTCCTTATAGACAATCACCTTTTTTTCTTTAAATTATTGTTTAATCTAGGATGCTCCATTTTTGGCCAGTTGCAATTGTAAGGAgcccttgtaaaaaaaaaaaaaaataccacTTCTGAAACTGTCTTTGGAATGATTTTTTTTGtgcatatttattttttaatgcgCGTCTCATAATGCCAGAATTTCAATAACTGAACTCATGGCTGCAGTCTTGGACATGGACAACATTTTtcgattttttaaaaatgtgcattttatatatataaaacacagaatgGGCATCAACACTGTCACATGACCCAAGTGGCTGGATGAGTGAGGTCAAATGACCTGACCTTGATCTCATTGCAGGAGGTCTTCCACCAATTTCCCCTCCACCCGGTCAGAGGCAGCGCCAAGTATCCCCTGCAAATGAGCATCACAGCATCGAACCTAAATGGCATCGGCCATATATTTTTTTCTTGTGAAAGATGCTGTTAAGCCTTATGGCATACCACAGCCAGTTGTTATTTTATGTAGGCCTTGGCTCAGAAGACAATTAAGCCCTCTTCTTGTTTGTaaagtcaaattaaaatgaaTATTATTGTTGAAATGAATTACTCGACTGGTGTAGGTTTTCTCCATCTGTCGTTGTGCAACACTTGCATAACAGGTTAGCTATATTTTCAGCACCAGGTGCTGTTCACCTCCTATTGATTGTGCTGTGGTTGCAGCTTTAAGTTTCAGCACCACAACATGGTTGTTGCCAGCTTTATTAGTTGACTGTCTCCTGCATTCTCTCTCCTCATGAATGAAGTTAAAACTTAACTTTTGCATTATTTAGGTAGGGTAACTTCCTTCTTGGGACATTGCATTTGGGGGGTTTTGCATATCGGATCCGAGatttgtatacattttttttatttaaaaaatattaacATTTAATTTGGGGGTCTTTGGGGGAGCCAAATAATATTGTTGGCGTGCCAGATTTGGCCCGCGGGTCGCCAGTTTGGGAACCCTGTTCTACATTGTGTAAATGTTGAATGGTAGCTTATGCAGGGGACCGGAGGTGTTCGGGGGACTAGCGGGAGTCCTCTCCCATCTCGGCCTCTCCCGATGGAAACAGCATCTTCCTTAGGATGGGGACGTAGAAGGGGCCGAAAACTGAGCGGTTGAAATGGACTATTCGCCCAAAGGCCATTCCCAGTTCTGCCACCTCAGCACTCAGCAGCCTCAGGGCAGGGGGCATGGACGGACTCTTTTTAGTGGGGCCTCCCTCTAGCATGGCCTTGAGGTAGCCCTGCACTCTTTCTCCTACAACATGTGTGGTATGCAAAAAGAGAGACATCAGCCTGCTGCACTGCCAATCTGACTTACAAGAACCTTTGCAGACACAGAACATATCTTGCTAAACTGTACAATTGTATCGGACTCATAATTGTATCAGTAATGGTTAAATTGACCTCCACATATCTCAGGATTAACATGGAACTCATGCAACTAGTTACTCTGGAATGCTGAACTTGGGAGGTCGGTTTAGGTTGCCCCTCACTGGTGGCGACTGACCTATGAGAGTGTGGATGGGGTTGTTGTCCTTGGCCAGGTCTGAGATCTGTCCCATAAGCAAATCTTCACTGTCCTGAGGCAGCGCTGGTCCTTCCTGGGTGATCAGAGCCTCCTTCACCTGCACCAGCACCTGCTCCCTCAGCCCCAGCAACGCCCCCTGCAGGTCAAAGTCCCTGAACGCACCAGAGAGACTGGTGTCAAACATCCATTCAGAACAACTGCAGGATAAGGATTTATTGAACCCTCAATAATACATTTGATTGTACTTTAGAGTAGAGCATGAATAGCTTCATGAAATCATGtataaacatttttattttaaatgtttattaACTTGTTAACTTGAGCTATATTTTGAGGCTGAAGAAGCCAGggtttgttcaaatcaaatcaaatttatttatatagcccttcgtacatcagctgatatctcaaagtgctgtatagaaacccagccttgTTGCAGACATTTGAAGTGTGGCAGCTGGGCTCTTTTGTCAACTTACTTTTTTTCTGTTATACATTACCTGTGCTCCGAGAGAGACAGTAACCCCCCCCCATCTCTTACCTGTTGTGACTGCCCTCCAGCAGGGCAGTGATGGTCTGCTTGAGTTTACCTACAAACCCCTGCAGAGAGAAAACAGCGGCCCCACACTGTGTGCTAGTCAACAGCAGAACTGATGCCTCAAGAACCAGCAGACTCAGCCTCTGCCCCAGTGCATCTATGCGGGCTCTGTCCATCAGAACTGtctgtagagggagaggagaaattTGGACATGAGCTACTATAAAATGTTACTGGGGGTGAGTAGATTATGTGGGGGTGAAACCACAgggatttattattatttaatctCAATCTATTCATTTATTGGAACAATAGGTGATTCATCCATTCATTGATAATTCCCTGATGTAATTTCCTTGTTGAAAATGGCATCAACCACCTTCTTCCTGAATTGTATTCTCCACTAAACgactatcaaacaggcaaagcgtcaatacaggactaagatcgagtcgtactacaccggctctgatgctcgtcggatgtggctgGGTTCGCAAACCATttcagactacaaagggaagcacagccgagagctgctcagtgacacgagcctactagacgagctaaactacttcaaTGCTCggttcgaggcaaataacactgaaacatgcttgaaagcaccagctgtaccagaagactgtgtgatcacgctctccgcagccgatgtgagtaagaccttcagacatgtcaacattcacaaggcagcagggtcagacagattaccaggacgtgtactgtgagtgctgaccaactggcaagtgtcttcactgacattttcagcctctccctgtccgagtctgtaataccaacatgttttaagcagaccaccatagagcctgtgctcaagaacactaaggtaacctgcctaaatgactaccgacccgtagcactcacgtctgtagccatgaagtgctttgaaaggctggtcatggctcacatcaacaccatcatcccaaaaaccctagacccactccaatttgcataccgccccaacagatccacagatgatgcaatctccattgccCTCCACACTggcctttcccatctggacaaaaggaacacctatgtgagaatgcaattcatggactacagctcagagttcaacaccatagtgccctcaaagctcatcaataagcaaacactgggactaaacacctccctttgcaactggatcctggacttcctgacgggccgcccctaggtggtaaggtttgctttatcttggccaggtcgcagttgtaaatgagaacttgttctcaactggcctgcctggttaaataaaggtgaaaaaaaaaggaAATGAAAAGGTaaaaacacatccgccacgctgatcctcaacacaggggcctctcaggggtgcgtgctcagcccctcctgtactcccggttcactcatgactgcacgaccAGGCATGACTTCAGCACCATCATTTAATTTGCAGattacacaacagtggtaggcctgatcaccaacaacaacaagacagcctacagggaggtcagaTGCCTGGCGGtgaggtgccaggacaacaacctctccctcaatgtgatcaagacaaaggagatgattgtggactccaggaaaaagaggaccgagcacgcccccattctcattgacggggctgcagtggagcaggttgagagcttcaagttccttggtgtccacatcaccaacaaactaacatggtccaagcacgccaagacagttgtgaagcgggcaggcaaaacctattccccctcaagagactgaaaagatttggcatgggtcctcagatcctcaaaaggttctacagctgcaccatcgagagcatcctgactggttgcatcactgcttggtatggaaactgcacagcctccgaccgcaaggcactacagagggtagtacgaacggcccagtacatcaccggggccaagcttcctgccatccaggacctctataccaggaggtgtcagaggaaggccctaaaaattgtcaaagtctccagccaccctaatcatagactgttctctttgctaccacatggtaagcggtaccggtgcgccaagtctaggtccaagaggcttctaaacagcttcttccccaagccataagactcctgaacatctagtcaaatggctaccatGACTACTaccccccccccactctctctgttgtcatctatgcatagtcactttaattcactctacctatatgtacatactacctcaactaaccggttcccctgcacattgactctgtaccagcacccacctgtagatattgttatttttttatttacttgttacttttatctcttattcttatccatatttttttgaaactgcactgttggttaggggcttgtaagtaagcatttcactgtaaggtttacacctgttgtattcggtgcatgtgactaataaaatgtgatttgaactGTCTCCATTCTTGTTATACCACTGGGAAGAGAACCAATCAGGGTCCTCGTTTGATTACCTCAGGGTAGTTCTGGTCATGGGGGTCCCAGCTCAACAGTTGCAGGTAAGCCCTGTTCAGGACGGCAGTAGGACTTAATGGACCACATGGCTTGGGAGTCCCAGTGTCAAGGTCAGACTGGGCACTGACCAATGCCTCCTCTCGCGCTGCCACCTGAAGCCAAACGGTGGTCTTGTCCAGGAACTCTTGAGAAGGATGGTTAGAAAAGCAACAAAAACATATAGAAGCCATCATTAGACAAACAATATCCGTTTTGAAGTTCCTGACATTTATTTGATGGAAAGCATGAATGTAATTAAAGGGATTATCCAACCGAGTTCAATCAAACAAACAATCaatcaaataaatatatttataaagctTTTTtatatcagcagatgtcacaaagtgcttatacagaaacccagcctaaaaccccaaagagcagacaatgcagatgtagaagcacaagTTCTTCCATCTGGATGTTAGGAGCAtgtcagtgtaacagtataactttagaccgtcccctcgcccatacccgggtgcgaaccagggaccctctgcacacatcaacaacagtcatccacgaagcatcgttacccatcgctccacaaaagccgcagcccttgcagagcaaggggaacaactacttcaaggtctcagagcaagtgacgtcaccgattgaaacgctatttagcgcgcaccaccgctaactaagctagccgtttcacatccgttacatcagaTTTGGTAGAACTGTAGATTTGTGTAGATTTTCTTAGAACATTGTCTCACTTACCAGGCTGCTTCTCCAGGATCTCTTGGAACTTGGCCTGCTCGTATTGGACCGCCTGCTGAAGAAGATTAGGTCTGAGGCTCTGTACAGTGAAGTTGACCATGTCTGTCTTCATCAGGCCAAGGACTCTGAAGATCTCCCTGTTAGTAAGGAAAGGAACATATTTCTTAGCATTAACCAAAAGTAGGCCTTGGTTCATTACTGGACATGTGTGAACCATACCCAAAGTAACTATGAATGAGTAGTGGAATAGTCTACGAAGGAGCTTCCcagagtttttttttatttttagattttgtCTTTCCAAGGGTAATGTCAttatattttcatatctgatatTATGCTACATaattccttcttttttttttaccataaaATGAGTTAATTGAGCATGTCCCTCACCTGAGGAGCTCCACTGGGTCCGAAAGATCCCGTAGTGTCTTGATCTCTGGGTCCCGTACAGGGGCACACAGGGAGGCCATGGTATTGATGATGTAGCCTGACAATCTTTGCAGGTCCAGGGCCCCGTGATCTGCCTGCTGCTGGATCAGCTCCAGGtccagaacctcctccacctggGCCTTCAGACGCACGTggccaggcaggagcagggaCAGCACGGTCTGACCACACAGGGGACAGCCACATAGTGGGTCACTTAGCCTTTCTTTGTTTGCTATACTATGCTGAGAAACTGGGGGAAGGAGTGAGCTAGTAAAGGTACATGACCATACTCACAGTTTTCACCTCTTGGAGCAGAATGACAGCATGGACATAGTCTGGAGGGCTGCATGAAAGCTGCTCACGAAGACAGTCCCAGAAAGCACTGTGAACTATGTCAGATATTCTCCCTTGCAAGctaaaaaataaatcattattAAAAATCTGTGACTTTAAAGTGACTGAAATTATGATCATAGAGCGATTATTGACCATCATTAGACAGAAATGGTGTGTGTTTCATAGCTATTCTTGCCTGTCTTTGGGGGGGCTGTTCTGTCTGAAGCTGAAGTCTCTGTTCATCACTATCTCATGTGCAAGGCTGAGATTGGAAACACAATTCTCAAACTCAATCATATCTGCGAGAGAGGCTTGTTTGGGAGGGCTCCCTGGaagatgaagacagacagacacacacacacacatacatacagacagacatacagacagacagagagtggagagagatataAGTAAAATACCTTTATTACACACCGAATACCAACAAAATCACATAATTCAAAATATGAATCCATACCAATAGCTGTTCATGAGGAGTGCCTGTTACCTGTTGGGGAGTCAAGTTTCTGGAGACAGGGCACATCACAGGATGTGTCGCCTCCCGCCTCCTCTATTGGGTTTGCATTCTGCATGCCTGGACCATGAAAATAAAGTAATCATGGTCTCATAATATTATTTGGTCTGTCGATACAGGTAATACATAttcaccatcaacaaaacacggTATGAAAAAAAGAGTCCTACTGCATTTTGGTTAGCTTAATGAACTATCAAAGAGAGAACCAAACTCACCAGCAATTGTGCTGAGTCTTCAGACAACGTTTGCAAATCAGTGTGAAGTTTCAATTTATATTCAAACGATAAAATGTAACTGTGTAGTACATGAATACAGCAGGGAAGCATCTGTCTGCTACAGTTAAAGATCGGCGCTCTGAAGTTTAAAAGCAGACCAAACCATTACGTAAGGTTGGGATATGATTTATGCCTGAAGTTTCCAAACGTAGTAGGCATAGGCCTACTACAAAATGATATGCTCTAGATATTTGAGATGTAAATATGTTTATAAATTTAACATACCCTTAAAAATAGCCCTTTCGGTTTATGTTCTGGTTTCAAAGTCAATATAATACACAGACAGATGGTTTGCTCCATGGTTGAATCAAAACAGAGGGGCGTGCCCTGCCGTATTTTTCTAGTACAGCCCGGAGATTGTCCTTGCAATGCAACTGCAATGTTTTGACAAGTAGGAGTGGTACAAAGTTCGCTTTTATGTATAATACTACGAGTTAATAAACAATAAAGTAAGCACGTGCAGTTTTAAAGTTCTCTCTAAAGTGAAATAGATGGAATCCGTAAAACAACCGGAAATGTCCATATTAGTCCGTTTTTTGAATTTGTTACGAAAGCATACCAGAGGTGTGAACGTACCAT from Oncorhynchus keta strain PuntledgeMale-10-30-2019 chromosome 10, Oket_V2, whole genome shotgun sequence includes the following:
- the LOC118388454 gene encoding T-complex protein 11-like protein 2, which gives rise to MQNANPIEEAGGDTSCDVPCLQKLDSPTGSPPKQASLADMIEFENCVSNLSLAHEIVMNRDFSFRQNSPPKDSLQGRISDIVHSAFWDCLREQLSCSPPDYVHAVILLQEVKTTVLSLLLPGHVRLKAQVEEVLDLELIQQQADHGALDLQRLSGYIINTMASLCAPVRDPEIKTLRDLSDPVELLREIFRVLGLMKTDMVNFTVQSLRPNLLQQAVQYEQAKFQEILEKQPEFLDKTTVWLQVAAREEALVSAQSDLDTGTPKPCGPLSPTAVLNRAYLQLLSWDPHDQNYPETVLMDRARIDALGQRLSLLVLEASVLLLTSTQCGAAVFSLQGFVGKLKQTITALLEGSHNRDFDLQGALLGLREQVLVQVKEALITQEGPALPQDSEDLLMGQISDLAKDNNPIHTLIGERVQGYLKAMLEGGPTKKSPSMPPALRLLSAEVAELGMAFGRIVHFNRSVFGPFYVPILRKMLFPSGEAEMGEDSR